The Candidatus Polarisedimenticolaceae bacterium genomic sequence GTGAAATCCGGTCGTTCCTCGTCGCCGTAGATCTCCCGTCGCGGGCGGTAGGAGACGGCGAACGTGGTCGACGGCGTCCTTACGGTCCACGGCAGCGTCACGCCGATGCCGCCGACGATCGCCGAAGGATCGTCCGTCGACGTCGGGTCCGTCGGAGGATCCGGAGGCGGTTCTTGCGGCGGCGGCGCGTCCTCGCCCACCCCCCGGGTGTTCCCGTCGTAGAACACATTGAAGTCCACCGTCGGGTTGAACTCGACGTCGGCCGCGAGGCCGTACGGCGCCGACGCGCACGAGGCGGCGGCGACCATGCAGACCTGGGCGAGGAACCGGTCAGTTCGCAATGATGGTGTCTCCGGGCTTGAGGAAGATGTTCTGGTCGGGCCGGTCGCCGCTCAGCACCTTCCGGTAGTCGATCACGATTCGAGCCTCGCGGCCATCCTCCTGGCGGAGGATCACGAGCTTCGACTTGTCCGCGTACGGGGTCAACCCGCCCTGCTGCGCGATCGCCTCGAGTAGGCGCGTCGGCCGGCGAAGCGTCAACGCGCCCTGGGTCACGACTTCGCCGAGGACGAACACCTTGAAGGCGTTGATCTCGGCAACGATGACCGTCACCACGGGCTCGCGTATGAAAACGGCCAGCTTCTGCGTCAGTTCTTCGTCGAGCTGCCTGGCGGTCCTGCCGGCGGCCTGAAGGTCACCGACCAGTGGAAAGGTGATCTTGCCGTCCGGCCTGACGACCACGGTTTGGACCATGTCGAGTTCACGCCAGACCGAGATGGAGAGGCGATCCTCCACTCCGAGGACGTAATCGGGAGCACCCGGGTCGGTCTTGTTCTCCGGATCGGCCGCCAGAACCCTCCCGGACGAGGCCGCAGGGAGTATCACGACGATCGCCAGAGCTAATGCAACAATTCGATGGCCTAGCCGATCGATATAGTTACCCGACGGGACACACGCTTTCGCGAGTTGCATACGTTCGCTGATCCTCTACGCTAAGGTCTTCCCGACGAGCCGAAAGGACGGATACAGCTAGGCGAGAGGCGTGTCAAGGGATAAAGTCCGAACACACGTGAACGAGTTCGAAATGGATTCGACACCCAAGAACGCGAATCCCGACCACCTAGAGAAATTCTAGGCCGGAGGCGCGAGCTTCCAGAATGACCACCAACGCTCCTCCATCTCGTCGCCCCACTTTCGCTCCGGCGACGGCGTCGATTGCGGGGTTCGAGGTTCGCCTCTCGGGCATCCCACCCCGCCTGAGGCGGCTGCTGATCGCCCATTGGGGCAAACGTGCCCCGGCTCCTCGGGGACTTCTGAAGTACACGCTCGAGCGTCGCGGGACGGGTTCCATGCTGACCGGCCCTGACCGAACCATGGATCTGCCGCGCCCGACGGATCCGCTCTTCTTTCACCAGCGGCTGCTCGAGGATGTCTTCTCCCGGCTCGACGACGCGTTCGCACTGCACGCCGCCGGCGTCGGGCGGAACGGCACGGCGGTCCTCATCTCCGGACCGTCGGGGTTCGGAAAGACCACGTTGGCGATCCATCTGGCGCTGCGAGGATTCCAGTTCCTCGCCGACGACCTGGTCTTGGTCGACCGTCGAACCGGGAGAGTGGAGCCGGTGCGTCGCGGCGTCCATCTCCGGACGGGCTCCCGCAAGCTCCTCGACGCGAGCGCAAGGAAGCGGGCGCGCCGCGCCGCGCGGCTGCGCGGGCGCGACGAATGGACGATCGACCCGGATCGTTGGCTCGGGCCGGCGGTCCCTTGCCGAGGGGTCGGGATTGTCCTGCTCCTGCGCCCCGACGCGGACTTGCATCGCGTTCGCCGCCTCCGTACGGTCGAGCTCGCGTTCACGGAAGGCCGTCGTCGCCTTCCGTCCGCGCTGACGAACGTCACCGGGGTGCGAACCCTCCGACGGTCGCCCGACGGAAGGCAATGGAGGATCGAGGCGAACGATCCCGCGGCGGTCGGAGCCTGGATCGAGACGAGGCCGAAGGGCCTGCGAGGTTGGGCCAAGGTCGCGGACACATCCCCCGATTTTGACCGCGAGCCTCGCGTGGCGTCCATCGGCCGGTTCCAGGCGGCCATCGAGCTTGCCCAGGAAATGGTCAATCGAGGGCCCGGAAGCCGACTCGGTGCCGTCTACGACGGGCGCGAAGCGGAGCTGGCGGTGGACCTGGCGGCCAGGATCCGGGATGCCCGCTGCTACGCCCTCGTCCCGGGCCGGCTCGAGGAGACGCTTCGGCTTATCGAACGTCTCTGCGGGGGAATCAGCCCGCGACCGCCTGGCCGCGCTGCGCCTCGTTGAGCAGCCGCAGCACTTCCAGCCGGAAGTGGTCGAACTGCAGCGGCTTCATCAGGCACAAGTCCGCACCGGCGTCGTACATCTTCCGGAAGGCGTCATGCTCCGGGAACGCCGTGATGGCGAGCACCTTGATCCCCCGCGTCTCCGGATTCTCACGAATGGAGCGGCACAGGGAGATCCCGTCCACGCGAGGCATCATCACGTCCAAGACGACCAGGTCGGGCTGGAGCGATCCGATCTTGATCCCCGCCTCGTAGCCGTCGGAGGCCTCCTCGATCCGGAGGCTCGGCTCCATCTCTCGAAGCACCCGTCGGACGATCTCGCGGATGTCCTGTTCGTCGTCGACGACGAGCACGGTTCGGGGTCGCTGCTGCCCGGAGAAGAAGTTCTCGTCGATCGGGATGTCGTACTTCTCGAGGAACTCCCGGAAGTCCTCGGAGCTCACGCGGTAGTGACCGCCCGGAGTCGAGAACGCCTGGAGTTTCCCCGACTTGATCCACTTGAGCACGCCGTCGTTCGTCACGGCGCAGTACCGGGCGACTTCCGAGGTGGTGAAGAAACGGCGTCCGCTATCGCTCTGCACGGCCATGACCCGCTCCTATCGCGTCGAAATCCTTCGACTTTCGCCGTAGTCGGCGCTTTCGTGCCCGCCCCCGAATATAAGTCCCGGCTCTTCGGATGCAACTACACGGCGGCGCGGAGGGGGAACGGGGGTCCCGGGTTTGACAACCCCCGGCCGGCAAGGCTAGGATTCGGCGTCTTTTTTTCAGCCGGGTCACACGGGAAACCGCGTTCCGGGTCCACAGGCCGGACCGTAGCTCAGTTGGATAGAGCGACTGGCTACGAACCAGTAGGTCGGGGGTTCGAATCCCTCCGGTCCGACCACCTTCCGGGCTTCCCGGGTGGATCCGATCGCGGTTGTTTCGTCGAGGGGCGCATGCACGAGCACGAACGGTTCATGCACGTCGCCTTGGACGAAGCCGTGCTGGCCCGAGCCGCCGGTGAGGTCCCCGTCGGGGCGGTCGTCGTCCTCGACGGCCGGATCGTCGGACGCGGCCACAACGCATCGCTGGCCTTGACGGACCCGACGGCGCACGCGGAGGTGCTCGCGCTGCGCGACGCCGCCCGCTCCGTCGGGAACTACCGGCTCGTCGGAGCGACGCTTTACTGCACCGTCGAACCGTGCCTCATGTGCCTCGGTTCTGCCATGCACGCAAGGGTGGCGAGACTGGTGTTCGGTGCGTCGGATCTGAAGGTCGGCGCGGTGGGCCGGCTGGCCGCGCTCGAGGAGCTCGGGGCCGACTTCAATCACCGGTTCGAAGCCGTCGGCGGGGTGCTCGCGGAGAAGGCGGCCGACTTGCTGCTGGAGTTCTTCAGGGAGCGTCGCGTCGCGGGGAAGCAATTCGTTCCGGAGTCGGATGCGGAGAGGTACCGAAGTGGCCGTAACGGGGGCGCCTCGAAAGCGCTTTGTCTGGGTGACCAGGCACGTGGGTTCGAATCCCACCCTCTCCGCCACCAGCACTCCGGTTGATGCCGCGTGGACGACGGGGTTCCGCCTTTCGGAGAGATGACCGAGTGGCTGAAGGTGCACGCTTGGAAAGCGTGTGTACGGGAAACCGTACCGAGGGTTCGAATCCCTCTCTCTCCGCCAGCGGGACGATGATGCGATCGAGATTGCGGGGCCCGAGCCCTGTGCACTGCAACGCCGCGAACCCCGCCAGGCCCGGAAGGGAGCAACGGTAAGCGGACCGCTGCAGGTGCCGCAGGTCCACTTGGGCCCCTTCCCATTTCCGGGGGCGACGCCGTGTATCAGGTTCTCGCGCGAAAGTGGCGGCCTCGGGGGCTGGACGAGCTCATCGGCCAGGACCACGTCGCGCGGACGCTGCGCAACGCCTTCGGCGCAGGCCGGATCGCTCACGCCTACCTCTTCGCCGGCGTGCGCGGCACCGGAAAGACCACCGTCGCACGGATTCTCGCGAAGAGTCTGAACTGCGAGAAGGGCCCGACCGCGAACCCGTGCGGCACGTGCGTCCCCTGCCTCGAGATCGCGGAGGGGCGCGCGCTCGACGTTCTCGAGATCGACGCGGCGTCCCGAACCGGCGTCGACGACATCCGTGAGCTGCAGGAGGTCGTGGTCTACGCCCCGGCGCGGGACCGATACAAGGTCCTCATCGTCGACGAGGTGCACATGCTCTCCAAGAGCGCGTTCAACGCGCTCCTGAAGACCCTCGAGGAGCCGCCGCCGCGAGTCGTGTTCGTGCTCGCCACGACCGAGCTGCACAAGGTCCTGCCGACGATCCTCTCGCGCTGCCAGACTTTCGAGTTCCGCCGTGTCCCGCCGCGCGAGGTCGCCGCGCACCTCCGGAAGGTGTGCGACGCAGAGAAGATCGTCGTTTCGGAGAAGACGCTCGACCGCGTCGCCCGGGCGGGCGAAGGTTCCGTCCGCGACGCGCTCTCGGTGCTCGAGCGCGTGCTCGCGTTCTGCGGCAGCGAGATCGCGGATGAGGACGCCTTCTCGCTTCTCGGCTCGGTCAAGACCGAGGTGCTCGCCGGGCTCGTGTCCGCGCTCGTCGCCCGCGACGCCGCGGGGGCGCTCCGGACCTTCGACGAGGTGATCCGGGCCGGTCACGACCTCCTCCAGTTCTGGGCCGAGTTCGTCTCGGTGGCGCGCGATCTCGCGGTGTTGTCGGTCACCCCCGACGGGGGGGAGCTTCTTGCACGCCCCGCCGACGAGAGTCGGGCGATCGCCGACGCCGCCGGCGGCTGGTCGACCGACGACCGCGTCCGGGCCTTGCAGATCCTGCTGGACCTCGAGCCTGCGTTGCGGGGAGCTTCGCAGCCCCGGTTCGTGTTCGAGGCCTGCCTGCTGCGCCTGGCGACCCTGGGGGACCTGCGGAGCGTCGAGGATCTGCTGGCCGAGCTGCGCGGCGACGACCCTCCCGGCGGCGCCGCCCCGTCTGGGGGAAGGCCGACCCCGTCCCCGACCCCCGGGACGCCCTTCGTCCCCCGCCCGGCTCCCGCTCCGCCCGATCCCAAGCCTCCGCCGAAACCCCCGGCCGGGCCCGCGGCCCCGCCGCCGAGCAAGCCCGGCGGCCCCAGGCGTGTGGAAGATCTCGTCGAGGCGCTGCGCGCGCGGCGTCCGATGCTCGAGGCGATGTTGGAGGAGGCGGCGACGCTCCGGCTCGAGGGCGACGACGTCGTGGTCGCCTTCTCCCCCGGCGCGGAGGCGGTCCGCCGGATGTTCGAGCGCGACGACACGGTCGCCTTCGTCCGGCAACTCGCCGTGGAGGTGTTCGGCTCGAGCCTCGGGCTGCGCTTCGAGAGCGGGGATGTTGCGGCGGCCGTTCCGGCCTCCGCGAGTGCCACGGCGGGTCCGGCGGCGAGTCCGACGGTCAGCCCGGACGAGACTTCGTCGGACCCCGCCCCCACCCGCCAGCAGCTGTTCGACGGCGCCCGGCGCGATCCGTCGATCCAGCGCCTGCTCCGGGAATTCGGTGCCCAGATCGTCGACGTCCGCCCCCTCGAGCTCCCTCGCGCCGAGCCTTCGCTCGGCGAGGACCTCCCGGGCGCGGGCGAGGAGAACGCATGAACATCGCGAAGATGATGAAGGACCTGCAGAAGGCGCAGGCCCGGCTGCAGCAGGACATCGACGCGCTCGAGGTCGAAGCGTCGTCGGGCGGAGGCGTCGTCGTCGCCCGGATGAACGGCAAGAAGTACCTGACCTCGCTCCGGCTCTCCCCCGACGCGATCACCCCCGACGATCCCGGTCTCGTCCAGGATCTCGTGCTCGCGGCGGTCAACGAGGCCAGCCGGAAGGTGGACGCGGAGATCCAGCGCATGACCGAGGGGCTCGCCGGCGGTTTCAAGCTCCCCGGCATGGGTTAGGCCGGCCATGAGCACGTTCGCCGCCCCGCTCGAACGGGTCATCGTCGAGCTGGCGAAGCTGCCCGGAATCGGACGGAAGACCGCGCAGCGGCTCGCGTTCCACCTGCTCGACGCACCGGCCTCCGACGCCCGGGCGCTCGCCGAGGCGATCGCCGAGCTGCGCGAACGCATCCGCTTCTGCGCGCGCTGCTTCAACGTCGGGGACGCCGAGCTCTGCCCGGTTTGCGCCGACCCCCGTCGCGACGGCACGTCGTTGTGTGTCGTCGAGCACGCCACCGACGTCGCCGTCTTCGAGAGGGCCGCGGGTTTCCGCGGCCGTTATCACGTGCTCGGCGGCGCGCTCTCCCCCTTGCGCGACGTCGGTCCGGACGACCTCCACGTTCGCGAGTTGCTCGATCGAGTCGGCTCGGAGGGCGTCCGTGAGGTCATCCTCGCGACGAGCCCGAGCGTCGAGGGGGAGGCCACCGCGGTCTACCTGGCGCGTCTGCTCAAGCCGCTCGGCGTCGGGGTCAGCCGTCTCGCGCAGGGGTTGCCGGCGGGCGCTTCGCTGGAGTTCACCGACGACCTGACGTTGCGGCGCGCGCTGGAGGGCCGGAGGGAGTACTGAGGCGGTTCGGGGTCGCTGGGCTCTTGCCAACCCCGCCCCCGGTCCCTAGATTAGCGCCGTCGTCCGACGACCCCGGGGGCTGGTGTGGGCTTGCCCGTAACCGATCTCGTCCTGCTCGAGTCCGACCACGCGCGATTCACCTCCGTACTCGAGAAGCTTCGAGTGGAGGCGA encodes the following:
- a CDS encoding polysaccharide biosynthesis/export family protein — encoded protein: MQLAKACVPSGNYIDRLGHRIVALALAIVVILPAASSGRVLAADPENKTDPGAPDYVLGVEDRLSISVWRELDMVQTVVVRPDGKITFPLVGDLQAAGRTARQLDEELTQKLAVFIREPVVTVIVAEINAFKVFVLGEVVTQGALTLRRPTRLLEAIAQQGGLTPYADKSKLVILRQEDGREARIVIDYRKVLSGDRPDQNIFLKPGDTIIAN
- a CDS encoding response regulator — its product is MQSDSGRRFFTTSEVARYCAVTNDGVLKWIKSGKLQAFSTPGGHYRVSSEDFREFLEKYDIPIDENFFSGQQRPRTVLVVDDEQDIREIVRRVLREMEPSLRIEEASDGYEAGIKIGSLQPDLVVLDVMMPRVDGISLCRSIRENPETRGIKVLAITAFPEHDAFRKMYDAGADLCLMKPLQFDHFRLEVLRLLNEAQRGQAVAG
- the dnaX gene encoding DNA polymerase III subunit gamma/tau, giving the protein MYQVLARKWRPRGLDELIGQDHVARTLRNAFGAGRIAHAYLFAGVRGTGKTTVARILAKSLNCEKGPTANPCGTCVPCLEIAEGRALDVLEIDAASRTGVDDIRELQEVVVYAPARDRYKVLIVDEVHMLSKSAFNALLKTLEEPPPRVVFVLATTELHKVLPTILSRCQTFEFRRVPPREVAAHLRKVCDAEKIVVSEKTLDRVARAGEGSVRDALSVLERVLAFCGSEIADEDAFSLLGSVKTEVLAGLVSALVARDAAGALRTFDEVIRAGHDLLQFWAEFVSVARDLAVLSVTPDGGELLARPADESRAIADAAGGWSTDDRVRALQILLDLEPALRGASQPRFVFEACLLRLATLGDLRSVEDLLAELRGDDPPGGAAPSGGRPTPSPTPGTPFVPRPAPAPPDPKPPPKPPAGPAAPPPSKPGGPRRVEDLVEALRARRPMLEAMLEEAATLRLEGDDVVVAFSPGAEAVRRMFERDDTVAFVRQLAVEVFGSSLGLRFESGDVAAAVPASASATAGPAASPTVSPDETSSDPAPTRQQLFDGARRDPSIQRLLREFGAQIVDVRPLELPRAEPSLGEDLPGAGEENA
- a CDS encoding YbaB/EbfC family nucleoid-associated protein, whose amino-acid sequence is MNIAKMMKDLQKAQARLQQDIDALEVEASSGGGVVVARMNGKKYLTSLRLSPDAITPDDPGLVQDLVLAAVNEASRKVDAEIQRMTEGLAGGFKLPGMG
- the recR gene encoding recombination mediator RecR; its protein translation is MSTFAAPLERVIVELAKLPGIGRKTAQRLAFHLLDAPASDARALAEAIAELRERIRFCARCFNVGDAELCPVCADPRRDGTSLCVVEHATDVAVFERAAGFRGRYHVLGGALSPLRDVGPDDLHVRELLDRVGSEGVREVILATSPSVEGEATAVYLARLLKPLGVGVSRLAQGLPAGASLEFTDDLTLRRALEGRREY